DNA from Microvirga ossetica:
ACATGCCGAAGAGCGGGCTTACCATCAGTCCCGCCAGGCCGTCGCTGCCTCCCGTATAGGCGGAGGCCTTGTTCGCGGCCTCATGGAAGAGCTGGACGATGGCAATGGAGAGCACGAGCTGGGCAAGCCCGTGGGCCCGCAGCATGATCGTGCCCATGAGAAGTCCCGCCACCGCGCCGGCGACTGCGCCGATGAGGATCAGGGTCACGGGCTCCGTGACCCCGTTCACGCAGGCAATGCCGGCTGCATAGGCACCGGCGCCGAAGAGCGAAGCCTGTCCCAGGGTCGCCACGCCGCAATAGCCGGTGATGAGATCGATCGACAGGACGAGAAGCGCCACGGCGATGACGCGCGTCAGAAGCGCCAGATTGTCGGGGAAGAGAAAGTATCCCGCCATGCCGGCGGCGATGATGAGGACGATGCCGATGACCTCCCGCAGCCAGCGGCGTTCGGCGGGTACGGCCGCAATTCTCTCCGTTTGCGCAACCACCTGCACGTTACTGAGCCCTTCCGAAGAACCCGCGCGGGAACACGCAGACGATGGCGATCACGGCGGCGTAGAAGAAGAAGTTGCCGAATTCGGGCATCAGGTAGCGGCCGGTCGTATCCACGGCACCGAGCAGAAGGCAAGCAACGACGGCGCCGGGAATCGAGCCTGCCCCGCCGACCGAGACGACCACAAGGAAGGTCACCATGTAGCGCAGGGCATAATAGGGCTCGATGGGCAGGAACTCGGCCCCGACCACGCCACCGAGCGCCGCAAGCCCGATGGCGATGGCGAAGCTGACCGCATAGACCACCTGCGTGCGCACGCCCAGCGCATCGGCCATGGCCGCGTTGTCCACGGTCGCCCGCAGCTTGATGCCGAAATCCGTCTTCTCGATCAGGAACCAGAGACCGCCGGCCACCACGACGCCGCAGGCCATGACGAAGAGCCGATGCGCGGCGATGGTCTTGAACCCCACATCGATGGGCTGGCTCAGGCTGCCCGGGAGCGGAATGGTCTTCAGGGTCGGGCCGAAGAAATAGTTGGTGATGCCGATCACGCAGAAGGTGATGCCGATAGTCATCAGCACCTGGGTGAGTTCGGGGCTGCCGTAGATCCGGCGGTACAGCAGCCGCTCCAGCGGAATCGAGATAATGACCGTGCCGATGATCGCCAGGAAGATGGCGACCGCGTAGCCCATCCCGAGATCGCGCGCCGCGTAGGAAGCGATGTAGCCCGCGATCATGGCAAACGCGCCATGCGCCAGGTTCACAACCCGCATCAGGCCCATGGTCAGCGACAGGCCGATGCAGATGATGAAGAGAGCCATGCCGTAAGCAAAGGCGTCGATCGCGATGCTGAGGACGGTCTGCATGGAATATCCCGGACGGATAGCGGTTCGGCTGATTGAAGGCGCGGCTTTCTAGGCCGCGCCTTCCAACTACATGTCGTCTCGCTTATTGGGTGGCGAGACCAGGATCCTTCTGGTTCGGGAAGGTCTGGATTTCCCTGTTGATGGACTTGCCATCCGCGCCCTTGGCGACTTCGCGCAGATAGATGTTCTGCGTGATGTGCCGCGTAGCGGGCTCGATGTTTACGGGCCCGCGCGGGCTCGTCCAGGACAGTCCCTTCACGGCATCGACCGCCTTCTGAGCATCCTGCTTGCCGCCCGTGGCTTCGATCATCTTGTAGATCACATGCATGCCGTCATAGGCGCCGACGGACGGGAACGAGAGCTGCTCGGCCGAGCCGATCGCCTTGGTGGCAGCCTCGACGAACTTCTTGTTCTCCGGGCTGTCATGCGAAACCGCATAATGGAAGCTGGTCTTCAAGCCGTCTGCCGCATCGCCGAGCGCCGGCAGATCGGATTCCTGCGTGAGATCGCCCGGTGCATAGAACTTGATGCCGGCCTTCTTGAGCCCCGTCTCGTTATAGGCCTTCGCAAAGCCGAGGGTGGGCGGACCGGAGGGAAGGAAGGCGAAGAGGCCCGCGGCGCCGGAATCGCGCACGCGCTGCATGATCGGGCTGAAATCGGTGGTGTTCATCGGCATGCGGATGGATTCCACCACCTGCCCGCCGGCGGCCTCGAAGGCCTTCTTGAAGGCGTTCTCCGCATCGACGCCGGGGCCGTAATCGCTGACGATCGTGATCGCCTTCTTCACGCCTTCGTCGACGGCGACCTTGCCAAGAGGCGTCGTCGTCTGTGCCGTGGTGAACGATGTGCGGACCACGAGCGGCGAGGTGTTCATGATCGCGGAGGTCGCCGCATTGAAGATGACGAGCGGCGTGTTGGCCTGAGCAAGCAGCGGCGTGATCGCCATGGCATCGGGCGTGAAGTAGACGCCGCCGAGATACTGGACCTTATCCTTCACGACCAGTTCCTGCGCCAGGGCGCGCGACTGGGCGGGATTGGCGGCGGGAAGATCGCGGTAGATTACCTCGATGTCGTTGCCCTTCACCGACTTGCCGTTGAGCGCCATATAGGCCTCGACGCCGGCCTGGAAGTTCTTGCCCTGCAG
Protein-coding regions in this window:
- a CDS encoding ABC transporter substrate-binding protein, yielding MRVSKRILGVAIGALLMGSVSASAETIKIGIIGPFSGPFALQGKNFQAGVEAYMALNGKSVKGNDIEVIYRDLPAANPAQSRALAQELVVKDKVQYLGGVYFTPDAMAITPLLAQANTPLVIFNAATSAIMNTSPLVVRTSFTTAQTTTPLGKVAVDEGVKKAITIVSDYGPGVDAENAFKKAFEAAGGQVVESIRMPMNTTDFSPIMQRVRDSGAAGLFAFLPSGPPTLGFAKAYNETGLKKAGIKFYAPGDLTQESDLPALGDAADGLKTSFHYAVSHDSPENKKFVEAATKAIGSAEQLSFPSVGAYDGMHVIYKMIEATGGKQDAQKAVDAVKGLSWTSPRGPVNIEPATRHITQNIYLREVAKGADGKSINREIQTFPNQKDPGLATQ
- a CDS encoding branched-chain amino acid ABC transporter permease; the encoded protein is MQTVLSIAIDAFAYGMALFIICIGLSLTMGLMRVVNLAHGAFAMIAGYIASYAARDLGMGYAVAIFLAIIGTVIISIPLERLLYRRIYGSPELTQVLMTIGITFCVIGITNYFFGPTLKTIPLPGSLSQPIDVGFKTIAAHRLFVMACGVVVAGGLWFLIEKTDFGIKLRATVDNAAMADALGVRTQVVYAVSFAIAIGLAALGGVVGAEFLPIEPYYALRYMVTFLVVVSVGGAGSIPGAVVACLLLGAVDTTGRYLMPEFGNFFFYAAVIAIVCVFPRGFFGRAQ